A segment of the Methanobacterium petrolearium genome:
AACGGTTAAAATGTATTCCTGTTGTGATTCTAACCAGTTCCAGTAGGGAAGAGGACTTAATAGAATCATATAAAAACAATGCCAACTGTTACATACCAAAACCTGTTGAATTAGACCAATTAATCCGAGTAATCCAGAACATAGGGAATTTCTGGCTTGATATAGTTACATTACCACCCAGATAATTAATTGGTGATTATTATGAATAACAATGAAATTAAAGTCCTTCTAGTTGAGGATAACCCCGGTGATACCGCACTTATCAGGGAAATGTTTCTGGAAATCCCTAAAATTAGTTTTAACGTTTCACAAGCTGAAAATCTTAAAGATGCATTAGACGCTGCTCATCATAATCACTTTGATATTATACTTTTGGATCTTCATTTACCAGACAGTCATGGAACTAGAACCTTTACCAGTGTCCAGCAAGTTGCACCGCACATCCCCATAATAATACTCACCGGTCTTGAAGATGAGGAATTTGGAATCAAACTGGTTGGTGAGGGTGCTCAGGACTACCTGGTTAAAGGACAGGTGGACAGCCTAATACTGGCACGTTCCATCAAATACTCCATTGAAAGAAAACATATACTAAGTAAACTGAGGGAAAATGAAGAAAAATACCGATCCATGATTGAAAAAATCCATTCAGGAGTATTTTTAATTAATTTAAGAAATCAATTAAGTTACGTTAATCGGGAAATGGCCAAAATGTTAGGTTACAATGTGAAAGAGATGATCAATAAAGATATTTCCAATTTCATCAAACCGGATGGAGAATCAATATTCAATGATCATCTACATAACATTACAAAAAGAACAAAAGAAAAGGAAAATCTGGCCCAAACCTACGAACTGGAATTCATAAAAAAAGATGGAACTACGTTATGGGGTTTAGTATCCACAAACCCGGTATTCAAACCTAACAAGCAATATTTAGGTGCCATATCAATCATAACTGATATCAGCTCACGTAAAGGAATAGAAAAATCATTGATGA
Coding sequences within it:
- a CDS encoding PAS domain-containing response regulator, whose protein sequence is MNNNEIKVLLVEDNPGDTALIREMFLEIPKISFNVSQAENLKDALDAAHHNHFDIILLDLHLPDSHGTRTFTSVQQVAPHIPIIILTGLEDEEFGIKLVGEGAQDYLVKGQVDSLILARSIKYSIERKHILSKLRENEEKYRSMIEKIHSGVFLINLRNQLSYVNREMAKMLGYNVKEMINKDISNFIKPDGESIFNDHLHNITKRTKEKENLAQTYELEFIKKDGTTLWGLVSTNPVFKPNKQYLGAISIITDISSRKGIEKSLMTAMIEKDRDFFLIMGNMVEAMKPLIQENHDVIEFEDKFT